Proteins encoded in a region of the Mucilaginibacter sabulilitoris genome:
- the rsmG gene encoding 16S rRNA (guanine(527)-N(7))-methyltransferase RsmG, which yields MTSDIIYKYFPLLTTKQHAQIEQLPQLYDLWNSQINVISRKDIDLLYERHVLHSMGIAKVMPFLPGENVLDVGTGGGFPGIPLAILFPQTEFHLVDSIGKKIKVVQEVAKALGLTNVKATHERAEQIDEKFDFVVSRAVTQLKDFYPWVRGKFKKESKNALANGILYLKGGDLELEIKESGLKVQQYYLKDYFTEEFFETKQVIYVKG from the coding sequence ATGACATCTGATATTATATACAAATACTTTCCACTTTTAACTACAAAGCAACATGCTCAAATTGAGCAATTGCCCCAATTATATGATTTATGGAACAGCCAGATCAATGTAATATCGCGCAAGGATATTGATCTGCTGTATGAACGCCATGTACTCCATTCAATGGGCATAGCCAAAGTAATGCCGTTTTTGCCCGGCGAAAATGTGCTTGATGTGGGTACCGGCGGTGGTTTTCCGGGTATTCCGCTGGCTATTTTATTCCCTCAAACTGAGTTTCATTTGGTTGATTCTATAGGCAAAAAAATAAAAGTAGTACAGGAAGTAGCCAAGGCATTAGGACTTACCAATGTAAAAGCAACACATGAACGTGCCGAGCAAATAGATGAAAAATTTGATTTTGTAGTATCGCGCGCGGTTACACAACTTAAAGATTTTTATCCCTGGGTGCGCGGCAAGTTCAAAAAGGAATCAAAAAATGCACTGGCAAACGGCATCTTATACCTCAAAGGTGGCGATCTGGAGCTGGAGATCAAAGAGTCGGGTTTAAAAGTACAGCAGTATTACCTCAAAGACTATTTTACCGAGGAGTTTTTTGAAACCAAGCAGGTGATATACGTGAAAGGATAA
- a CDS encoding RNA polymerase sigma factor, translated as MEINANFTDNAKNDFYLVLRAREGDQKAYADLMHRYKDSIYFMVLKMVNNKEDAMDLTVETFAKAFEKLDKYQPDFAFSTWLFRVATNNCIDFIRKKKLNTMSIHGMTDDEGDDKPLQIKADVLNPEESSIKKQQTQELRLLIESLPHRYRNLITLRYFDELSYEEIAQQLDLPLGTVKAQLFRARYLLGNIINRFNRDDI; from the coding sequence ATGGAAATAAATGCCAATTTTACCGATAACGCGAAGAACGATTTTTACCTTGTGCTAAGGGCCCGGGAGGGCGATCAAAAAGCGTATGCCGATTTAATGCACCGGTACAAGGATTCGATTTATTTTATGGTTTTAAAAATGGTTAACAATAAGGAAGATGCTATGGACCTTACTGTTGAAACCTTTGCCAAGGCGTTTGAAAAATTAGATAAATACCAGCCCGATTTTGCTTTTAGTACCTGGCTGTTTAGGGTGGCTACTAATAATTGTATAGATTTTATCCGCAAAAAAAAGCTCAATACCATGTCAATACATGGTATGACAGATGATGAAGGTGACGACAAGCCCCTGCAAATAAAAGCCGATGTTTTAAATCCCGAGGAATCATCTATTAAAAAACAGCAAACACAGGAACTGAGATTGCTGATTGAAAGCTTGCCTCACCGTTATCGTAACCTGATTACACTGCGCTATTTTGACGAATTATCATACGAAGAAATAGCCCAGCAACTTGATTTGCCCTTGGGTACGGTTAAGGCGCAATTATTTAGAGCCAGGTATTTGCTGGGCAACATCATTAACCGTTTTAACAGGGATGACATCTGA
- a CDS encoding glycosyltransferase — protein sequence METYLHNVLFILFQLCFMVQLYYLISNHSRLTRYKPMEQLPEVLIPVSVIISARNEAKNLAENLPLILQQNYPDFEVIVINDCSYDSSDMILQDMQREYPHLKVVTITEHDRFKTGKKFALTLGIKAAKNEYLLFTDADCKPASVNWITRMAANFSTGAQIVLGYSPYYKTNNFLNPFVRFETIKTAINYLSATLNGNPYMGIGRNLAYTKKLFFSNKGFASHMHVISGDDDLFVNQHATADNTIIEIHPETFIYTSAKTTLTSWYRQKKRHMGVGKLYKNKHRRMLSFDAMSGFIFYILLILCLVFKYEPLLALGLFAFRLILQLIIYSKIFKKLNGKDLIWYLPFFDLIYYMYLNVFGLIGTFLKTTQWK from the coding sequence TTGGAAACTTACCTACACAACGTACTTTTTATTCTTTTTCAGCTATGTTTTATGGTTCAGTTGTATTATCTGATAAGTAACCATAGCCGCCTTACGCGGTATAAACCAATGGAGCAATTGCCCGAGGTTTTAATACCAGTTTCTGTAATTATAAGCGCCCGCAATGAGGCCAAAAATTTGGCGGAAAACCTGCCTCTTATATTACAGCAAAATTATCCCGATTTTGAAGTAATAGTGATCAATGATTGCTCGTACGATTCATCGGATATGATACTGCAGGATATGCAGCGTGAATATCCCCATTTAAAAGTGGTAACCATTACAGAGCATGACCGCTTTAAAACAGGAAAAAAATTTGCCCTTACCCTGGGAATAAAAGCCGCCAAAAACGAATATTTATTGTTTACAGATGCCGATTGCAAGCCGGCCTCGGTAAATTGGATAACACGTATGGCAGCTAACTTCAGTACCGGAGCGCAAATAGTTTTAGGTTATTCCCCTTATTACAAAACAAATAATTTCCTGAACCCGTTTGTGCGTTTTGAAACCATAAAAACGGCAATAAATTACTTATCGGCAACGCTTAACGGCAACCCGTATATGGGGATTGGACGCAACCTGGCTTATACCAAAAAATTATTTTTTAGTAATAAAGGCTTTGCATCGCACATGCACGTTATATCTGGTGATGATGATCTGTTTGTAAATCAGCACGCCACTGCCGATAATACTATTATTGAAATACACCCTGAAACCTTTATTTATACCAGTGCCAAAACCACTTTAACATCATGGTACAGGCAAAAAAAAAGGCACATGGGTGTAGGCAAACTGTATAAAAATAAACACAGGCGTATGCTCAGTTTTGACGCTATGAGCGGTTTTATTTTTTATATTTTGCTTATATTATGCCTTGTTTTTAAATATGAACCGTTACTGGCATTAGGTTTGTTTGCTTTTAGGTTAATATTACAATTAATTATTTACAGCAAAATATTTAAAAAATTGAACGGTAAGGATCTGATATGGTATTTGCCTTTCTTTGACCTTATTTACTATATGTATTTAAATGTTTTTGGGCTGATCGGTACATTTTTAAAAACTACCCAATGGAAATAA
- the tgt gene encoding tRNA guanosine(34) transglycosylase Tgt: MKFNLTAQDPLSKARAGEITTDHGTIQTPIFMPVGTAGTVKAVHQRELKDDIEAQIILGNTYHLYLRPGLNTLESAGGLHKFNGWDRPILTDSGGYQVYSLTEVRKIKEEGVTFRSHIDGSKHLFTPENVMDIQRVIGADIIMAFDECTPYPCDYQYARRSIDMTHRWLKRCCDRFDSTAPKYGYSQTLFPIVQGSVYKDLREKSAEVIASYEREGNAIGGLSVGEPAEEMYAMTEIVCNILPQQKPRYLMGVGTPVNILENIALGIDMFDCVMPTRNARNGMLFTKNGIINIKNEKWKNDFSAIEDDSELFADKTYTKAYLRHLIHSGEMLGAQIATLHNLHFYLWLVKEARKKIIAGEFYNWKNTMVKQLGQRL, from the coding sequence ATGAAATTTAATTTAACAGCACAAGACCCGCTTTCAAAAGCCCGGGCAGGTGAAATTACCACCGACCACGGTACTATACAAACCCCTATATTTATGCCTGTAGGTACGGCGGGCACCGTAAAAGCAGTGCACCAGCGCGAGCTGAAAGATGATATTGAGGCACAAATTATTTTGGGCAATACCTATCATTTATACCTGAGGCCCGGTTTAAACACGCTTGAAAGCGCGGGCGGATTGCACAAATTTAACGGTTGGGACCGCCCAATTTTAACTGATAGCGGCGGCTACCAAGTGTATTCGCTTACCGAAGTACGTAAAATTAAGGAAGAAGGCGTTACCTTTCGTTCACATATTGACGGTTCAAAACACCTGTTTACACCCGAAAATGTGATGGATATACAGCGTGTAATTGGTGCCGATATCATCATGGCTTTTGATGAATGTACCCCTTACCCATGCGATTATCAGTATGCCCGGCGATCTATTGACATGACCCACCGCTGGCTTAAACGCTGCTGCGATCGCTTTGACAGTACAGCGCCAAAATATGGTTACAGCCAAACTTTGTTCCCCATTGTACAGGGATCAGTATATAAAGATCTGCGCGAAAAATCGGCAGAAGTTATAGCTTCATACGAACGCGAAGGCAATGCCATAGGCGGGCTTTCGGTAGGCGAACCGGCCGAAGAAATGTATGCCATGACAGAAATTGTTTGTAATATATTACCGCAGCAAAAACCACGTTATTTAATGGGTGTAGGAACACCGGTAAATATATTGGAAAATATAGCCCTTGGAATTGATATGTTTGACTGCGTTATGCCAACGCGTAACGCCCGTAATGGCATGCTTTTTACAAAAAATGGCATTATTAATATTAAAAACGAAAAATGGAAGAACGATTTTTCGGCCATTGAAGATGACAGCGAACTGTTTGCCGATAAAACCTACACCAAGGCTTATTTACGCCATTTGATACACTCGGGCGAGATGCTTGGCGCGCAGATTGCCACACTGCATAACCTGCATTTTTACCTGTGGCTGGTGAAAGAGGCCCGCAAAAAGATCATAGCAGGCGAGTTTTATAACTGGAAAAATACAATGGTTAAACAACTTGGTCAACGATTATAA
- a CDS encoding LptF/LptG family permease has translation MRAFIHRHLKVIDRFIIKKYLGTFVFTMGVFIVVSVVFDVSEKLDNFLNKHATFHDIVFQYYAGFIPFYLNMLSPLINFLAVILFTAKMANQTEIVPILSGKVSFNRFLRPYFIASTLIFIVSFFANVYLIPYTNKLKNTFENNNGITDNDPTKSEVHMQIDKHTFVYLQNYDPTVHTGYQFIMEKFNGDTLREKLTAPSITYDSVKRVWSLKSYSVKYVNGLKESFIKEVPSKDTVLDMHPTDFIVYDNVYAAMSLSTLNSNIEKEKLRRPEVLNNLYFEKYHRFVYPLSAYVLTVLGVALSSRKVRGGVGLPLGIGILLCFAYIIVEKFSIVFSIKGGVPPVFTVMITNVLFGLLGYYLLLKAPK, from the coding sequence ATGAGGGCTTTTATACACCGGCATTTGAAGGTTATCGACAGGTTTATTATTAAAAAATACCTGGGCACTTTTGTGTTTACCATGGGTGTTTTTATAGTGGTATCGGTAGTGTTTGATGTGTCTGAAAAGCTGGATAACTTCCTGAATAAACACGCAACATTTCACGATATCGTGTTTCAGTATTATGCCGGTTTTATCCCCTTTTACCTGAATATGTTGTCGCCGCTGATCAACTTTTTAGCGGTAATATTATTCACGGCCAAAATGGCCAACCAAACGGAGATAGTGCCCATTTTGAGCGGAAAGGTAAGCTTCAATCGTTTTTTGCGGCCTTATTTTATAGCTTCTACCTTAATATTTATTGTATCGTTTTTTGCCAATGTATACCTGATACCATACACAAACAAGCTAAAAAACACATTTGAAAACAATAATGGCATAACAGATAATGACCCTACCAAGAGCGAGGTGCACATGCAAATTGATAAGCATACTTTTGTGTACCTTCAAAACTACGACCCAACCGTACATACTGGTTACCAGTTTATTATGGAAAAATTCAATGGTGATACGCTGCGCGAAAAATTAACAGCCCCTTCGATCACTTATGACTCTGTAAAACGGGTTTGGTCGCTCAAAAGCTACTCTGTTAAGTACGTAAACGGCTTAAAAGAAAGCTTCATTAAAGAAGTTCCATCAAAAGATACGGTACTTGATATGCACCCTACCGACTTTATTGTATATGATAATGTGTATGCGGCCATGTCATTAAGCACCTTAAACAGTAATATTGAGAAAGAAAAACTACGCAGGCCGGAAGTTTTAAACAACCTCTATTTTGAAAAATACCATCGTTTTGTGTACCCGTTATCGGCTTATGTGTTAACTGTATTGGGCGTAGCCCTATCCTCACGAAAGGTACGAGGCGGTGTTGGTTTACCCCTGGGGATAGGTATTTTGCTTTGTTTTGCATACATCATTGTCGAAAAATTCTCTATTGTTTTCTCCATAAAAGGCGGGGTACCCCCTGTTTTTACGGTGATGATAACTAACGTTCTATTTGGCCTGCTGGGCTATTATTTACTTTTAAAAGCACCAAAATAG
- a CDS encoding DMT family transporter produces the protein MTKKIGSASPNKNLIILHFTVFIWGFTGILGALITISAVQLVWYRVLIAFISLFLYFKFNKTDIKIVKKTFFQMFFTGGLVGAHWVLFFASIKLSTVPVALVCISSITLFTAILEPLINKVKISKLEILSGILIIIGIVLIFKFETRYTKGIIAGLVCAVCASLFSIINSKFVKKHEAPTIAFYELAGAFFWISLYLLFTHGYTSALFLNSHDLVYLILLGTVCTSLAYVAGVSVMRELSAFKVALVTNLEPVYGILMSFIFFGDMNKMTTGFWIGAVIILSTIFLFPVAQKQIIKRKSRA, from the coding sequence GTGACCAAAAAAATTGGTTCGGCAAGCCCGAATAAGAACCTGATCATACTCCATTTCACAGTTTTTATCTGGGGCTTTACCGGAATTTTGGGTGCACTTATCACCATTTCTGCCGTACAACTGGTGTGGTATCGCGTACTTATTGCATTTATTTCGCTGTTTTTATACTTTAAATTCAATAAAACCGACATAAAAATTGTTAAAAAAACGTTTTTTCAGATGTTTTTTACAGGTGGTTTGGTGGGTGCGCACTGGGTACTTTTCTTTGCCTCCATTAAACTTTCAACTGTTCCGGTGGCGCTTGTATGCATATCCAGCATCACTTTATTCACGGCAATTCTGGAGCCGCTGATCAATAAAGTAAAGATCTCGAAGCTCGAAATTTTGTCAGGAATATTGATCATCATTGGCATTGTATTAATTTTTAAATTTGAAACACGATACACTAAGGGTATCATTGCCGGTCTGGTTTGCGCGGTTTGCGCCAGTCTTTTTTCTATCATCAATTCAAAATTTGTAAAGAAACACGAGGCGCCAACCATCGCATTTTATGAGCTTGCCGGAGCATTTTTCTGGATCTCTTTATACCTTTTATTTACCCATGGATATACCAGCGCATTATTTTTAAATAGCCATGACCTGGTATATTTGATACTACTCGGCACTGTTTGCACATCACTTGCATACGTTGCCGGGGTATCGGTTATGCGCGAACTTTCAGCCTTCAAGGTAGCTCTGGTCACCAACCTCGAACCGGTTTATGGCATCCTGATGTCGTTTATTTTCTTTGGCGACATGAACAAAATGACAACCGGGTTTTGGATAGGCGCGGTTATTATCCTGTCAACAATCTTTCTTTTTCCGGTAGCCCAAAAGCAAATCATCAAGCGTAAAAGCCGGGCATAA
- a CDS encoding LapA family protein, whose product MSIKTIVIVVVTILLTAALAQNTDKVPFAFLFANFYVSKLTMMAVVAAVAFILGIMVGRPKKAKFDIEGYHDNIRKKEDPNTLSDEDKDYIS is encoded by the coding sequence ATGAGCATTAAAACAATCGTAATTGTAGTGGTCACTATTTTGCTGACCGCCGCATTAGCACAAAACACCGACAAGGTTCCATTCGCTTTTTTATTCGCGAACTTTTATGTTTCAAAACTCACGATGATGGCAGTTGTGGCGGCGGTCGCATTTATTTTAGGCATTATGGTTGGTCGACCTAAAAAAGCAAAATTTGATATCGAGGGCTATCATGACAACATTCGCAAAAAAGAAGACCCCAATACACTAAGCGACGAAGACAAGGATTATATCAGTTAA
- a CDS encoding NAD(P)-dependent oxidoreductase — translation MMDKRIGFIGLGNMGINMAKNLISEGYHLQVYNRTLSKADELDAAHITKCNTPADAAEGVHIVITMLADDEILKEITLGNEGILEKLPEHALHISMSTISPETSEQLATLHEEAGSHYLAAPVFGRPEAAEARKLWVCVSGDQHAKDTAKPVLDCLGQGIIDFGDTVGGANVVKVAGNFMIMASMEMMAEAYTLAEKNGLDRTQVAAFFGSTLFNAPIFQNYGKAIAGKQYQPVGFKSKLGYKDARLAFKLSQASETPMPLVNALHGRLLTAVAKGRGDTDWVEGIGRGVSEDAGV, via the coding sequence ATTATGGACAAAAGGATTGGATTTATAGGTCTCGGCAACATGGGCATTAACATGGCCAAAAACCTCATCAGCGAAGGCTATCACTTACAGGTTTACAACCGTACCCTCTCAAAAGCCGATGAACTTGATGCGGCACACATCACCAAATGCAATACCCCTGCCGATGCCGCTGAAGGGGTACACATTGTGATCACCATGCTGGCAGATGATGAGATACTGAAAGAAATTACACTAGGAAATGAAGGCATACTCGAAAAATTACCCGAACACGCCCTGCATATTTCCATGAGCACTATCTCGCCCGAAACTTCAGAACAGCTGGCAACACTGCATGAAGAAGCAGGCAGTCATTACCTGGCTGCGCCTGTATTTGGCCGGCCCGAAGCTGCCGAGGCCCGCAAACTATGGGTATGCGTTTCTGGCGACCAACACGCAAAGGATACCGCCAAACCAGTACTTGATTGTCTGGGTCAGGGCATAATTGATTTTGGCGACACAGTTGGCGGGGCTAACGTGGTAAAAGTTGCGGGCAATTTCATGATCATGGCTTCTATGGAAATGATGGCGGAGGCTTATACCCTTGCCGAGAAGAACGGGCTTGACCGTACGCAGGTAGCTGCCTTTTTTGGATCTACATTATTCAACGCTCCCATTTTTCAGAATTATGGCAAAGCCATAGCCGGCAAGCAGTATCAACCCGTAGGTTTCAAGTCGAAATTAGGCTATAAGGACGCGCGTCTTGCATTTAAACTATCACAAGCAAGTGAAACACCCATGCCGCTCGTGAACGCCTTACACGGCCGCTTATTAACCGCCGTTGCAAAAGGCCGTGGCGATACCGATTGGGTAGAAGGCATAGGTCGGGGCGTTAGTGAAGATGCCGGGGTCTAA
- the ispE gene encoding 4-(cytidine 5'-diphospho)-2-C-methyl-D-erythritol kinase, giving the protein MILFPNAKINIGLNITERRPDGYHNLETIFYPININDALEVVESSELSFTSSGLDIPGRMEDNLCIKGYHLLKKDYDLPPVSIHLHKNIPIGAGLGGGSADAAFFIKLIDQLFKLGLSVEKMTDYARNLGADCAFFIESKPVFAFERGDEFEPIKLDLSKYKIALVMPDVHISTSEAFGGIKPTPVKDSLLDLIAEPITEWKKYIKNDFETSVFKNHVEIRGVKAALYEAGAIYASMSGSGASVFGIFEQIPDLQHLAEDNQVFYDI; this is encoded by the coding sequence ATGATCCTTTTTCCAAATGCAAAAATAAACATTGGTCTTAACATTACAGAACGACGGCCCGACGGTTATCATAATCTGGAAACCATTTTTTACCCTATCAACATTAACGATGCCCTCGAAGTAGTTGAGAGTAGTGAATTAAGTTTTACTTCATCAGGATTAGATATTCCGGGGAGGATGGAAGATAATCTTTGCATTAAGGGGTATCACCTGCTTAAAAAAGATTATGATCTGCCGCCCGTAAGTATTCACCTGCACAAAAATATCCCAATAGGCGCGGGACTGGGCGGGGGATCTGCCGATGCGGCCTTTTTTATTAAGCTCATAGACCAGTTGTTTAAGCTGGGTTTATCGGTTGAAAAAATGACAGATTATGCCCGGAACCTCGGAGCAGACTGTGCTTTCTTTATTGAGAGTAAACCTGTGTTTGCCTTTGAAAGGGGCGATGAGTTTGAACCCATTAAACTCGACCTGTCAAAATATAAAATTGCCCTGGTGATGCCCGATGTGCACATATCAACCTCCGAAGCTTTTGGCGGGATTAAGCCTACGCCGGTTAAGGACTCTTTACTTGACCTGATAGCCGAACCAATTACCGAATGGAAAAAATACATCAAAAATGATTTTGAAACATCGGTGTTTAAAAATCATGTGGAAATACGGGGCGTAAAGGCAGCGCTGTATGAAGCGGGAGCGATTTATGCCAGTATGAGCGGGAGCGGAGCTTCTGTATTTGGCATATTTGAACAAATACCCGATCTGCAGCACCTGGCAGAAGACAATCAGGTATTTTATGATATTTAA
- a CDS encoding thymidylate synthase: MKQYLDLMRHVLETGAQKHDRTGTGTVSVFGYQMRFNLKDGFPMVTTKKLHLKSIIHELIWFLSGDSNVRYLQENGVRIWDEWADAEGNLGPVYGVQWRSWPSPDGGHIDQIAQVVNQIKNNPDSRRMIVSAWNVAEVNQMALPPCHSLFQFYVEPPNPLKGELRGKLSCQLYQRSADIFLGVPFNIASYALLTMMMAQVCDLDYGDFIHTFGDAHLYNNHMDQARLQLSREPRPLPTMKINPEVKDIFSFKFEDFTLENYDPWSHIKAAVAV, from the coding sequence ATGAAACAGTATCTCGATTTGATGAGGCATGTATTGGAAACCGGCGCGCAAAAGCACGACAGAACCGGTACCGGTACGGTAAGTGTGTTTGGCTACCAGATGCGTTTCAACCTTAAAGATGGTTTCCCGATGGTGACCACCAAAAAGCTGCACCTTAAATCCATCATCCACGAGCTAATATGGTTTTTGAGTGGTGACAGCAACGTTCGCTATCTGCAGGAAAACGGCGTGCGCATCTGGGATGAGTGGGCTGATGCCGAAGGGAACCTTGGGCCGGTATATGGTGTTCAGTGGCGTTCATGGCCAAGTCCTGATGGCGGACATATTGACCAGATAGCCCAGGTGGTTAACCAGATTAAAAATAATCCCGACTCGCGCCGCATGATCGTATCGGCCTGGAACGTGGCCGAAGTAAACCAGATGGCGCTGCCACCCTGCCACAGTTTGTTCCAGTTTTATGTAGAGCCGCCTAACCCCCTAAAGGGGGAATTGAGGGGTAAATTGTCTTGTCAACTATACCAGCGCAGTGCCGATATATTTTTGGGCGTACCATTCAACATTGCATCATACGCGCTACTTACCATGATGATGGCCCAGGTATGCGATCTGGACTATGGCGACTTTATCCACACTTTTGGAGATGCCCATTTGTATAATAACCATATGGATCAGGCACGCCTGCAATTGAGCCGCGAACCACGTCCGCTGCCTACTATGAAGATTAATCCCGAAGTAAAAGATATTTTCTCGTTTAAGTTTGAAGATTTCACTTTGGAAAACTATGATCCATGGTCACACATTAAAGCAGCCGTGGCGGTGTAA
- a CDS encoding type II toxin-antitoxin system death-on-curing family toxin, with amino-acid sequence MRDQGGLETAIARPDAIFDGQDLYPQAIDKAAAIFESIIINHPFLDGNKRTAYTLLRLTLIEFEIDIIATEDEKYNITIAASKGELNFDGIKLWLVEKTAPINIKPTDN; translated from the coding sequence ATAAGAGATCAGGGTGGATTAGAAACCGCTATAGCCAGACCTGATGCTATCTTTGATGGCCAGGACTTATATCCTCAGGCAATTGATAAAGCGGCTGCCATTTTTGAAAGTATCATAATCAATCATCCTTTTCTTGATGGAAATAAAAGAACAGCTTATACACTGTTGCGTTTAACACTTATTGAATTTGAAATTGATATTATTGCAACTGAAGACGAAAAATACAATATAACAATAGCCGCAAGTAAAGGCGAACTAAATTTTGATGGTATTAAATTGTGGTTAGTTGAAAAAACAGCTCCAATAAATATAAAACCAACTGACAATTGA
- a CDS encoding dihydrofolate reductase, with product MTTSIVVAIAKNHAIGKDNKLLWYLPNDLKHFKDVTTGHTVIMGRKTYDSVGKPLPKRRNIIITRQAISIEGCEVVNSLEAALALCANEDEVFVVGGAEIYRQAIPLTDRIYLTVIDQDFDGDTFFPELNTEDWKETERENFEPDEKNKYRYAFITLERR from the coding sequence ATGACAACATCCATCGTAGTGGCCATAGCTAAAAACCATGCTATTGGTAAAGACAATAAATTACTCTGGTATCTGCCCAATGACCTGAAGCATTTTAAAGATGTTACTACAGGACATACCGTAATCATGGGTCGTAAAACTTATGATTCTGTAGGCAAGCCGTTGCCTAAACGCCGGAATATTATCATCACCCGGCAGGCCATCAGTATCGAGGGCTGCGAGGTGGTTAACTCTCTCGAGGCGGCTCTGGCACTTTGTGCAAACGAAGATGAAGTATTTGTTGTGGGTGGTGCCGAAATTTACCGGCAGGCTATTCCTCTGACTGATCGGATTTATCTGACGGTTATTGACCAGGATTTTGATGGCGATACCTTTTTCCCGGAATTAAATACCGAAGACTGGAAGGAAACGGAGCGTGAAAACTTTGAACCAGATGAAAAAAATAAGTACAGGTACGCCTTCATCACGCTTGAGCGACGGTAA